In one window of Henckelia pumila isolate YLH828 chromosome 1, ASM3356847v2, whole genome shotgun sequence DNA:
- the LOC140863927 gene encoding uncharacterized protein: MPFSVFRKLGMGEQKPTRVSLQLADISIKYPRGIIEDVLVKVDKFIFPVDFVVLDMEEDLDMPLILGRPFLATGKALIDVQKGKLLLRVGEEEITFDVFNALKHTLHNNDCFRIDVLDSLVHNFVQDELKDPLEVALINDGCEDDFDEERKNIIAYFTANP, translated from the coding sequence ATGCCATTTTCTGTGTTTAGGAAGCTTGGAATGGGAGAACAAAAGCCTACAAGAGTTTCTCTGCAACTGGCAGATATATCCATAAAGTATCCACGAGGAATAATTGAAGATGTGCTGGTTAAAGTGGACAAATTTATTTTCCCAGTAGATTTTGTGGTGCTTGACATGGAGGAGGACCTGGATATGCCATTGATCTTGGGCAGACCTTTTCTGGCGACTGGAAAAGCCCTAATTGACGTGCAAAAAGGGAAGTTGTTATTGAGAGTAGGAGAGGAGGAAATcacttttgatgtttttaatgcacTAAAGCACACACTGCACAATAATGATTGTTTTAGAATTGATGTATTGGATTCACTTGTTCATAATTTCGTGCAAGATGAGTTAAAAGACCCTTTAGAAGTTGCACTTATAAATGATGGATGTGAGGATGACTTTGATGAAGAGAGGAAAAATATCATTGCATATTTTACTGCTAATCCTTAA
- the LOC140863938 gene encoding uncharacterized protein has product MAENELPRINNGDGEANNPPVYRSMMDCGIPTIEDVRPSIVRPTVTANQYEIKPAIIQMIQNTVQFGGSTIDDPNAHIENFLEICDTFKQQGVSDDAIRLRLFPFSLRDKAKSWLNSLPAGSIITWGYLAKAFLTKYFPPSKSMKLRTDITMFAQGEQESLYEAWERYKDMLRRCPHHQLPDWLVVQTFYYGLLSANRTMLDAAAGGNLLRKSPEDGYELFEEMASSSYQPQSERSMMQKSAGIHQVDAFTSMTAQLEAMNKNIDGLSLGNSATRIQEVFCDRCQGEHFTKDCQDGNPFYVQDEAPVNHVGSQNHPRFDPYSNTYNLGWRKHPNFSWGGHNNQSRPYQNQNPVKQPQEEKSSLEQMMQNFISSTETRMQNQDATIRSLENQIGQLANRMSNREPGTLPSDTETNPKEQVKAVELRSGKKLETKELEHEERKKEGEKEPSTGKSSDSTQSPTSKSNIVIPPPFPAALKKAKLDSQFSKFLEVFKKLHINIPFADALLQMPSYAKFLKEILASKRKIEEHVMVNLTENCSALVQNKIPPKLKDPESFSIPCMIGDVVFIRLCVIWVPALT; this is encoded by the coding sequence ATGGCAGAAAACGAACTACCACGCATCAATAACGGTGATGGCGAAGCTAATAATCCACCTGTGTATAGATCCATGATGGACTGTGGTATACCCACTATTGAGGATGTTCGACCGAGTATCGTTAGACCAACAGTGACAGCAAATCAGTATGAGATAAAGCCGGCAATCATCCAGATGATCCAGAACACAGTCCAATTCGGTGGATCTACCATTGATGATCCTAATGCTCATATTGAAAACTTCTTGGAAATCTGTGATACTTTCAAACAACAGGGAGTTTCTGATGATGCTATTCGTCTACGTTTATTTCCTTTTTCATTAAGAGACAAAGCTAAATCGTGGTTGAATAGTTTACCTGCAGGTTCTATCATAACATGGGGATATTTGGCTAAAGCGTTCCTTACTAAGTACTTTCCTCCCTCGAAGTCCATGAAGCTGAGAACCGACATCACTATGTTTGCTCAAGGGGAACAAGAGTCATTGTATGAAGCATGGGAGCGCTACAAAGATATGCTAAGGCGATGCCCACATCATCAGTTGCCTGATTGGCTTGTGGTACAAACTTTCTATTATGGTTTACTATCTGCAAATCGTACTATGTTGGATGCAGCTGCAGGTGGGAATCTTTTGCGGAAATCGCCGGAAGATGGTTATGAACTGTTTGAAGAAATGGCCTCTAGTAGCTATCAACCTCAATCTGAGAGGAGCATGATGCAAAAATCAGCAGGAATTCATCAAGTGGACGCATTCACTTCGATGACAGCACAACTGGAGGCTATGAATAAGAATATTGATGGATTGAGCTTAGGAAATTCTGCGACGCGTATTCAGGAGGTGTTCTGCGATAGGTGCCAAGGTGAGCATTTCACTAAAGATTGTCAAGATGGTAATCCTTTTTATGTGCAGGATGAGGCACCAGTGAATCACGTGGGAAGCCAAAATCACCCCAGGTTTGACCCGTATTCAAATACATATAATCTGGGGTGGAGGAAACATCCGAATTTTTCTTGGGGTGGTCACAACAATCAGTCTAGGCCATATCAGAATCAAAATCCTGTGAAGCAACCTCAAGAGGAGAAGTCCAGTTTAGAGCAAATGATGCAAAATTTTATATCATCCACTGAGACTCGAATGCAGAACCAAGACGCAACTATAAGAAGTTTGGAAAATCAAATAGGGCAGCTGGCAAATAGGATGTCAAATCGAGAGCCAGGAACTTTGCCAAGTGACACTGAGACTAATCCAAAGGAGCAAGTAAAGGCCGTAGAGTTGCGAAGTGGGAAGAAACTGGAAACCAAGGAGTTGGAGCACGAAGAGAGAAAGAAGGAGGGTGAGAAAGAGCCATCTACAGGTAAGTCATCTGACTCTACACAATCACCCACATCAAAATCTAATATTGTTATTCCACCTCCATTTCCAGCAGCACTGAAGAAAGCGAAACTTGATtcgcaattttcaaaatttcttgAGGTGTTTAAGAAGTTACATATTAATATACCTTTTGCTGATGCATTGTTGCAAATGCCTAGTTATGCAAAATTTCTGAAGGAAATCTTAGCAAGCAAGAGAAAAATAGAGGAGCATGTCATGGTCAACTTAACTGAGAATTGTTCTGCATTAGTGCAAAACAAAATTCCACCGAAGTTGAAAGATCCAGAGAGTTTTTCTATCCCTTGCATGATTGGTGATGTGGTTTTCATAAGGCTCTGTGTGATTTGGGTGCCAGCATTAACTTGA